In Rattus norvegicus strain BN/NHsdMcwi chromosome 1, GRCr8, whole genome shotgun sequence, a genomic segment contains:
- the Ptpre gene encoding receptor-type tyrosine-protein phosphatase epsilon isoform X4, protein MRSRRGGAIGATAPIPGRCAMEPFCPLLLASFSLSLATAGQGNDTTPTESNWTSTTAGPPDPGTSQPLLTWLLLPLLLLLFLLAAYFFRFRKQRKAVVNSNDKKMPNGILEEQEQQRVMLLSRSPSGPKKYFPIPVEHLEEEIRVRSADDCKRFREEFNSLPSGHIQGTFELANKEENREKNRYPNILPNDHCRVILSQLDGIPCSDYINASYIDGYKEKNKFIAAQGPKQETVNDFWRMVWEQRSATIVMLTNLKERKEEKCYQYWPDQGCWTYGNIRVCVEDCVVLVDYTIRKFCIHPQLPDSCKAPRLVSQLHFTSWPDFGVPFTPIGMLKFLKKVKTLNPSHAGPIVVHCRFRHLPRLAIYFRGM, encoded by the exons GTGTGCCATGGAACCCTTCTGTCCACTCCTGTTGGCAAGTTTTAGCTTGTCGCTTGCCACAGCTGGCCAGGGCAACGACACCACCCCAACAGAGAGCAACTGGACCAGTACAACTGCAG GTCCTCCGGACCCTGGCACGTCCCAGCCGCTGCTTACCtggctgctgctgcctctgctcctcctcctgttcctccttgcAGCCTACTTCTTCAG gttcaggaagcagaggaaagccGTGGTCAACAGCAACGACAAGAAGATGCCTAACGGGATCCTAGAAGAACAAG AGCAGCAGAGAGTGATGCTACTGAGCAGATCTCCATCGGGTCCCAAGAAGTACTTCCCCATCCCTGTGGAGCACCTGGAGGAGGAGATCCGGGTGAGATCTGCGGATGACTGCAAGCGGTTCCGAGAGGAGTTCAAT tCATTGCCATCCGGACACATACAAGGAACCTTTGAACTagcaaataaagaagaaaacagagaaaaaaacagaTACCCCAACATTCTGCCCA ATGATCATTGCAGAGTGATTTTGAGCCAATTGGATGGAATCCCCTGCTCTGACTACATTAATGCTTCCTACATAGAT GGctacaaagaaaagaacaaattcaTAGCAGCTCAAG GCCCCAAGCAGGAGACAGTGAATGACTTCTGGAGAATGGTCTGGGAGCAAAGGTCAGCCACCATTGTCATGTTGACGAAcctgaaggaaaggaaggag GAGAAGTGCTACCAGTACTGGCCAGACCAGGGCTGTTGGACTTATGGGAACATCCGGGTGTGTGTAGAGGACTGCGTGGTCCTGGTGGATTACACCATCCGCAAGTTCTGCATCCATCCG CAACTCCCCGACAGCTGCAAAGCTCCACGGCTGGTCTCACAGCTGCACTTCACCAGCTGGCCTGACTTTGGGGTACCATTTACCCCCATCGGAATGCTGAAGTTCctgaagaaagtgaagacacTCAACCCCTCACATGCTGGGCCCATTGTGGTCCACTGTAG